Proteins from one Chaetodon auriga isolate fChaAug3 chromosome 19, fChaAug3.hap1, whole genome shotgun sequence genomic window:
- the b3galt9 gene encoding beta-1,3-galactosyltransferase 9 codes for MAGDLRTLLVLYLSVFFCVILQCCLCKLRTHQWCFLLFNVLLFHALLFGADFVEEYLLQPTPGVYTDGMVVDVREKARKLDLSKARDNVSQAYPIANPDACTNSDLFLLTLVFSSTANITQRDAVRRTWANQTLIQGFPVQILFFLGSTQTSAAQKALMTEFDRYGDMVQGHAVAESSLRGPTERTVLALRWVIAFCPVARFVLLTKDTVFLNLPAIGGYLLGLHRHPEDLYLGRVIQRDSPDRDPNSPGYLPPALYPDKHLPEYCDETAYVLSQDVVRKVYVASAAVRAPVPADVFVGLCAQKAGVAPTHSARFAGEKHVRYNACCYHYLFSSAGMGSHELEAVWADLGLKGGRCSLLQTYYGLVTCKALTYLDKLSFFNSQDQDESHG; via the exons atggctggagacCTCCGCACcctg TTAGTGCTCTatttatctgtctttttctgtgtcatccTCCAGTGCTGTCTGTGCAAGCTGCGTACCCACCAGTggtgtttcctcctcttcaacGTGCTGCTCTTCCATGCCCTGTTGTTTGGAGCAGACTTTGTCGAGGAGTACCTCCTGCAGCCCACGCCAGGGGTCTACACTGACGGCATGGTCGTTgatgtgagagagaaagcaaggaAACTAGATCTCAGCAAGGCCAGGGACAATGTGTCCCAAGCCTACCCCATTGCTAACCCTGATGCCTGCACAAACTCtgacctcttcctcctcactctaGTCTTCAGCTCCACAGCTAACATCACCCAGAGAGATGCAGTCAGGAGGACATGGGCCAACCAAACACTCATCCAAGGCTTCCCAGTCCAGATACTGTTCTTCTTAGGATCAACTCAGACTTCGGCTGCACAAAAGGCCCTCATGACAGAGTTTGACCGCTACGGGGACATGGTCCAGGGTCATGCTGTGGCTGAGTCATCGCTCCGTGGCCCAACAGAAAGGACAGTGCTGGCGCTCCGCTGGGTTATCGCCTTCTGCCCCGTGGCACGCTTTGTTCTGCTGACCAAGGACACTGTGTTTCTCAACCTCCCTGCCATTGGAGGCTACCTGCTCGGGCTGCACAGGCACCCTGAGGACCTTTATCTTGGTCGGGTGATCCAAAGGGACTCTCCTGACAGGGACCCCAACAGTCCTGGCTACCTGCCCCCAGCTCTCTACCCTGACAAGCACCTGCCTGAATACTGTGACGAGACGGCTTATGTTCTATCCCAGGATGTGGTCCGAAAAGTGTACGTAGCATCCGCAGCAGTGCGTGCACCTGTGCCAGCGGATGTTTTTGTGGGCCTTTGTGCTCAGAAGGCCGGTGTGGCACCAACCCACAGTGCGAGGTTCGCAGGAGAGAAGCATGTCCGCTACAACGCCTGCTGTTATCACTATCTGTTCAGCTCAGCAGGAATGGGAAGCCACGAACTCGAAGCAGTGTGGGCAGACCTGGGACTGAAGGGTGGAAGATGCTCACTGCTGCAGACCTACTATGGCCTGGTGACCTGCAAGGCCCTCACATACCTGGATAAACTTTCTTTCTTCAACTCCCAGGACCAAGATGAATCACATGGGTAa
- the psmd5 gene encoding 26S proteasome non-ATPase regulatory subunit 5, with protein MAASIQSLLDEISGVEDPIEELQSLKTALLSIPVSALRDSVSGQRFNAIFSLLNSNEREQVELCVDILERILLALSPMCLAQNYRVELQGGLTHPNEAVKILALTQIGRIVEQPDTLTEILNNLDILRAVIHCIREEKMAVAKQAIQALSKLSHSKPGLDKLFQGDLLKAMKDVMATSDIVRYRIYELVVEISSVSPISLGYCANSSFISQLLGELTGDDVLIRATAIEMVTTLAHSQHGRQYLAQQGIMDKISNMIRGAETDPFSSLYLPGLVKFFGNLAIMDSPQQVCETYPAFQNKVFEMALDPDPVMIGVALDTLGLLGSTVEGKQVLQKTGEKFKAVLLRMSRLASSGATELRVRSLDAISQLLTLQPEQQTEDLLALTESWFHLLSNQPMDMIHNISTQPFPELHCGALRIFSAIATQPWGQKLMISTPSFMEFVLDRSTGQTKEAKDAKFELVGSLVSSSTAAEILGSQHYIRLKTYLREGPYYVSAVAAVGTEGTD; from the exons ATGGCTGCGTCCATACAGAGTTTACTGGATGAAATCTCCGGTGTTGAGGACCCTATTGAAGAGCTACAGAGTCTAAAAACAGCGCTGTTGTCCATCCCTGTCAGCGCTTTGAGAGACTCAGTGAGCGGACAGCGTTTCAATGCGATATTCTCTCTgttaaattcaaatgaaag GGAGCAGGTTGAGCTGTGTGTGGACATTCTTGAACGCATCTTACTGGCCCTCAGCCCCATGTGCCTGGCACAGAACTACAGAGTGGAGCTGCAGGGGGGTCTCACCCATCCTAATGAGGCAGTCAAGATACTGGCCTTGACACAG ATTGGTAGAATAGTGGAGCAACCCGACACTCTCACTGAAATCCTCAACAACCTTGACATTCTTCGAGCAGTGATTCACTGcatcagagaggagaagatggcTGTGGCAAAACAG GCCATCCAGGCTTTGTCCAAGCTGAGTCACTCCAAGCCCGGGTTAGACAAATTGTTCCAGGGCGACCTGCTGAAAGCAATGAAGGATGTGATGGCCACAAGTGACATTGTCAGATACAGAATATATGAG CTGGTGGTGGAAATCTCATCGGTATCTCCCATTTCCCTCGGTTACTGTGCCAACAGCAGCTTCATTTCTCAGCTGCTTGGAGAACTGACAGGCGATGATGTGTTGATCAG agccACCGCCATTGAGATGGTGACCACTCTCGCCCACAGCCAGCATGGCCGGCAGTATTTGGCCCAGCAGGGTATAATGGACAAGATCTCCAACATgatcagaggagcagagactGACCCCTTCTCCTCGCTCTACCTTCCCG GTTTGGTGAAGTTCTTTGGAAACCTGGCCATTATGGACAGCCCGCAGCAGGTCTGTGAAACCTACCCGGCCTTCCAGAACAAGGTGTTTGAGATGGCTCTGGACCCGGACCCTGTGATGATCGGCGTGGCTCTGGACACTTTGGGGTTACTTGGATCCACGGTGGAGGGGAAGCAGGTCCTTCAGAAAACAG gggAAAAGTTCAAGGCTGTGTTGTTAAGAATGAGCCGCCTCGCCAGCTCTGGAGCTACAGAGCTCAGGGTTCGCAGCTTGGACGCCATATCACAGCTTCTGACTCTACAG ccagagcagcagacagaagacCTCTTGGCCCTGACAGAGTCCTGGTTCCACCTTTTGTCTAACCAGCCCATGGACATGATTCACAACATTAGCACGCAGCCGTTCCCAGAGCTGCACTGTGGGGCTCTGCGGATATTCAGC gccATTGCCACTCAGCCATGGGGTCAGAAGTTAATGATCAGCACTCCCAGTTTCATGGAGTTCGTTCTGGATCGTTCAACGGGTCAGACGAAGGAGGCCAAAGATGCCAAGTTTGAACTAGTGGGCTCACTTGTGAGTTCATCAACAGCAGCGGAGATCCTGGGCAGCCAGCATTACATCCGTCTGAAGACGTATCTCAGAGAGGGACCTTACTATGTTTCAGCTGTGGCCGCGGTCGGCACAGAAGGAACAGACTga